In Mercenaria mercenaria strain notata chromosome 13, MADL_Memer_1, whole genome shotgun sequence, a single window of DNA contains:
- the LOC123528559 gene encoding orexin receptor type 2-like isoform X2, with protein MSSNGTMDSVTVLTPTVSAHDLEETLDHYNEIQALRYFPVFVFLVIIMIVGTVGNALVLYVYRKRFRKTSSNYFIVSMAVFDLLACLIGLPTELYDLRFSYTFYNSALCKIFRYSNTVVTYGSAIILVQIAFDRYFKICRPLMMIELYKIKAMCISAGIIAVLISIPALVLFGISRTPTPDENYQGYDCSVEESYKKKAFSIVYYYLLAIVFVTTVIVLTALYIRIWIEIKRRQKLVIGDPVRTSQREEIPMNQSSIKDSKTRKLRVRYCSEFSDEDTQEVAPRTIFRPRLLSLAEAVTRFRVSRTTVVLFAVTVAFVISYMPGIIIMICRSVIKDLESKQTVTEQVFSKLFSKFNFLNNAINPIIYSFLNVSFRRRCVTVIKQLVFCRRNETVRRPIPDKTDSQKSHKSTKSNKSTKNEEQRYIKNGLPMWFDIKVARMDPKTCTNQPKLTIYIR; from the exons ATGAGTTCCAACGGGACGATGGATAGTGTCACGGTATTGACGCCGACTGTCTCAGCACATGACCTTGAAGAAACATTGGACCATTATAACGAAATTCAGGCTCTTCGATATTTTCCCGTATTTGTTTTCTTAGTTATCATAATGATTGTCGGTACCGTTGGGAACGCACTTGTTCTGTACGTTTATCGGAAACGATTTAGAAAAACATCTTCAAACTATTTCATAGTTTCGATGGCGGTGTTTGATTTATTGGCCTGCTTGATTGGACTTCCTACCGAACTGTACGATCTGAGATTTTCATATACGTTTTATAACTCGGCCCTCTGTAAGATTTTCAGATATAGCAATACAGTTGTTACTTACGGTTCAGCAATAATACTGGTGCAGATCGCTTTTGACAGATATTTCAAGATCTGTAGACCGTTAATGATGATtgaattgtataaaataaaagctaTGTGCATTTCAGCTGGTATAATAGCCGTTCTTATCTCAATACCGGCATTGGTACTATTTGGAATTTCCCGTACACCCACGCCGGACGAAAATTATCAAGGTTATGATTGTTCCGTAGAGGAATCATACAAGAAAAAAGCATTttcaatagtatattattatttaCTCGCTATCGTTTTTGTCACAACTGTAATTGTTCTAACGGCGTTGTACATACGAATCTGGATTGAAATCAAGCGGCGACAAAAGCTCGTTATAGGTGACCCAGTCAGAACGTCTCAACGCGAAGAGATTCCAATGAACCAGTCCAGCATTAAGGACTCGAAAACAAGAAAGCTTCGAGTACGCTATTGCTCGGAATTCAGTGATGAAGACACACAGGAAGTAGCACCGAGAACAATTTTCAGACCGAGGCTTTTAAGTCTCGCTGAAGCGGTGACGAGATTTCGCGTGAGCAGGACTACGGTAGTGTTGTTTGCGGTTACTGTAGCTTTTGTTATTAGTTATATGCCAGGAATCATTATAATGATCTGCAGATCAGTGATCAAAGACTTGGAAAGCAAACAAACTGTCACAGAGCAAGTTTTTAGCAAATTAttctcaaaatttaattttttgaacaATGCCATAAATCCTATTATTTATAGCTTTCTTAACGTAAGCTTTCGGCGGCGGTGTGTTACTGTGATCAAGCAACTAGTGTTTTGTCGGCGAAATGAGACTGTAAGAAGACCTATACCAGATAAAACTGACTCTCAAAAGAGTCACAAAAGCACAAAGAGCAACAAAAGCACTAAGAATGAAGAg CAACGTTATATCAAGAATGGTTTGCCCATGTGGTTTGACATTAAAGTTGCCCGGATGGACCCAAAAACTTGTACCAACCAACCGAAGTTAACAATCTATATAAGATAG
- the LOC123528559 gene encoding orexin receptor type 2-like isoform X1: MESLSIIFELDRKQDTSRKMSSNGTMDSVTVLTPTVSAHDLEETLDHYNEIQALRYFPVFVFLVIIMIVGTVGNALVLYVYRKRFRKTSSNYFIVSMAVFDLLACLIGLPTELYDLRFSYTFYNSALCKIFRYSNTVVTYGSAIILVQIAFDRYFKICRPLMMIELYKIKAMCISAGIIAVLISIPALVLFGISRTPTPDENYQGYDCSVEESYKKKAFSIVYYYLLAIVFVTTVIVLTALYIRIWIEIKRRQKLVIGDPVRTSQREEIPMNQSSIKDSKTRKLRVRYCSEFSDEDTQEVAPRTIFRPRLLSLAEAVTRFRVSRTTVVLFAVTVAFVISYMPGIIIMICRSVIKDLESKQTVTEQVFSKLFSKFNFLNNAINPIIYSFLNVSFRRRCVTVIKQLVFCRRNETVRRPIPDKTDSQKSHKSTKSNKSTKNEEQRYIKNGLPMWFDIKVARMDPKTCTNQPKLTIYIR; the protein is encoded by the exons GAAGCAAGACACATCACGTAAAATGAGTTCCAACGGGACGATGGATAGTGTCACGGTATTGACGCCGACTGTCTCAGCACATGACCTTGAAGAAACATTGGACCATTATAACGAAATTCAGGCTCTTCGATATTTTCCCGTATTTGTTTTCTTAGTTATCATAATGATTGTCGGTACCGTTGGGAACGCACTTGTTCTGTACGTTTATCGGAAACGATTTAGAAAAACATCTTCAAACTATTTCATAGTTTCGATGGCGGTGTTTGATTTATTGGCCTGCTTGATTGGACTTCCTACCGAACTGTACGATCTGAGATTTTCATATACGTTTTATAACTCGGCCCTCTGTAAGATTTTCAGATATAGCAATACAGTTGTTACTTACGGTTCAGCAATAATACTGGTGCAGATCGCTTTTGACAGATATTTCAAGATCTGTAGACCGTTAATGATGATtgaattgtataaaataaaagctaTGTGCATTTCAGCTGGTATAATAGCCGTTCTTATCTCAATACCGGCATTGGTACTATTTGGAATTTCCCGTACACCCACGCCGGACGAAAATTATCAAGGTTATGATTGTTCCGTAGAGGAATCATACAAGAAAAAAGCATTttcaatagtatattattatttaCTCGCTATCGTTTTTGTCACAACTGTAATTGTTCTAACGGCGTTGTACATACGAATCTGGATTGAAATCAAGCGGCGACAAAAGCTCGTTATAGGTGACCCAGTCAGAACGTCTCAACGCGAAGAGATTCCAATGAACCAGTCCAGCATTAAGGACTCGAAAACAAGAAAGCTTCGAGTACGCTATTGCTCGGAATTCAGTGATGAAGACACACAGGAAGTAGCACCGAGAACAATTTTCAGACCGAGGCTTTTAAGTCTCGCTGAAGCGGTGACGAGATTTCGCGTGAGCAGGACTACGGTAGTGTTGTTTGCGGTTACTGTAGCTTTTGTTATTAGTTATATGCCAGGAATCATTATAATGATCTGCAGATCAGTGATCAAAGACTTGGAAAGCAAACAAACTGTCACAGAGCAAGTTTTTAGCAAATTAttctcaaaatttaattttttgaacaATGCCATAAATCCTATTATTTATAGCTTTCTTAACGTAAGCTTTCGGCGGCGGTGTGTTACTGTGATCAAGCAACTAGTGTTTTGTCGGCGAAATGAGACTGTAAGAAGACCTATACCAGATAAAACTGACTCTCAAAAGAGTCACAAAAGCACAAAGAGCAACAAAAGCACTAAGAATGAAGAg CAACGTTATATCAAGAATGGTTTGCCCATGTGGTTTGACATTAAAGTTGCCCGGATGGACCCAAAAACTTGTACCAACCAACCGAAGTTAACAATCTATATAAGATAG